The DNA region CAAAGCTCACAACGGAGACTCCTTCATCGGATAAGCTTAACACCCGTCGTTTCATGTCGTTGATGAAGCGGTAGTAGGCTGTGGCATTTATGTTGAATTTGTCCCAGAATCTGAGGTAATTGAGTTCGGTCACATGAATAAACTCAGGCTTTAGAAATGGATTTCCAAGCATGGTGGTGTAGGGATCGGACGAACTCGGGAATGGATTGACCTCATGTACCTCAGGCCTGTTGATGCGGCGGCTGTAGCTCAGTGTGAGTTCGTTCATTTCCTTGATCTTGTATGATACATGAGCTGACGGGAACAATGAGGTGTAGTCAAGACTGAAAACATCATCGGTGGTGATGAGATGTGCATCAAGAATGGTCTTTTCTGCGCGAAGTCCCACCTGGTATCCCAACTTCTTTCTTTGAATACCAATAATTCCGTATGCTGCGTAAACCTGCTGCAGGTAGGTAAACTGGTTGTTTAAGCCTGAATCAGCTGTATATTCTGTTGAATTTCCCACGTGGGTCTCGGAGTAGAATGTCTGGTCCACATTTGTTCCTGTGTAGTGTATACCGGTTTCCAGTTTTACAGAATCAGTGAGTGGGTAAACAAAATCATTCCGGATGTAAAGCAGGCTGTTGTTTTTGTAATTGTTCACCCGTTGGTAGAGGTCTTCCAGCGAGCTGTTGACGTCTTCCGGAGTAAATATCTCACGGTTGTACTCTTTGGTTGGGTTGTCACTTTGGCTGAAGTCAATGTCCAGGTCAAACGTTTCTCCTTCTTTCTTAAACTTCTTTTGCCACCCGGTATTGATCTTGTAGTTGTTGCCCATGGTGCTGTTGTCTGCCAACCGGTTTGATGAGAAAGACGGTTGTCCACCTTCATAAAATTGGTTGTTGAAGTCACGATTTCCACTTTGGTCACTGAGTTGTGTATTGGCGGAAATGTAAAGGGTGTTGAAGTCGTTGGCGAAGAAATCTATGCCGCCCTGAACCCAGTGGTTGTTCCAGGCATGGCCGCCCTGATCGTAACTTTCTTGTCTGTAAAGGGTATCTTCCAGAACAAAACTCCTCAGGATATTTCCGCCATACCAGGCCTTGCCCCGCGAGTAGTTGTAGTTTAAGGAGTAGTTGAATTTATCTTTTCGATAGTTGATGCCGAATCCACTACCCACCTTGTATTTTTTACCATATCCTGCATTCAGGCTTACATTTCCATTCATCCCTGATGAACCTTTCTTTTTCAGAATAACATTCAGAATGCCGGACATGCCTTCAGGGTCATACTTGGCGGATGGATTGGTAACAATTTCCACCCGTTCGATGGCATTGGCCGGAAGTTGTTTTAGAAATTGGGAAGCAGGAATGGTGATGGGCCTTCCGTCAACAAGAATTCTTACATTGTTGTCTCCTCGTAAGGAGATGTTTTCATCGGCATCCACATCTACTGATGGAACTTCCTTCATGAGGTCCAGACCGGTACCGCCCTGGCTGGCCATGCTTTGTTCGGCATTGAATACTTTTTTGTCGATTTTGTTTTCAACCAGGGACCTTTGCGCGGATACTTCCACTTCCTGCAGATCCGTGCTGCTGGTTTTTAGTGAGATAACAGGGACGCTCACCTGCCAGGCTCCGGGGCCTGGCTTGATCGATGGTATGTCCTGTTGGTCGTAACCTATAAAGCCAACCCTCAGAAAATAGGATCCTTCGGTTACCTTAGATAAACTATATTCTCCTTTGCTATCGGTTACCGTTCCGGTAACCAATGTTGAATCGGATTTCTGGTGAAGGGACACCGTAGCAAATTCAATCGGTTGATGACTTTGTGCGTCCTCTACTTTTCCTGTGATTGTTCCTTTTCCCGCTTCTTCATAATTGGAGGCCAGCGACATCAGGGGAGAAAAAAATACAGCGAAAATGGCTTTCATGGATGATGGTTTTTATATATCGGCAAAGTTAGATCAGGGTGGTGTGAAATTTTGTTAACCGCTGTTAATGTTTCGTTTTGGTGAATGGGTTGTCTAGGAGACGACAAACAAAATGGATCGTTGCACTGGGATTTGTTAATTAACCGCTTCTTGCTTTATAATAAAAACGCCGGAGTCTCTTCGTGTGAAGATTCTCCGGCGTTTTTGATGTGCCCGGTTATGGCAAATCCCTCCGGATTCACCAGGTATTATTTGTTTCAGTGCAGTACCACCAGTTTTTGGGTGGAGATATACTGATTGTCAAAATCGATCTGTAAAGAATACACGCCCTTGCTCAATTGGCTCAGGTCGATTGAACCTTTTGCGTTATCAATAGAAAACGTTTTGATCAACTGGCCTGTTCCTGTTGAATATACTTTCAGGGTGACGTGTTTGGCGCTTTGATTCTTGTTCTCAAAGTAAAGGACATTGTTTGCAGGATTCGGATAGATCAGGAATTCCCCTTCTCTTACCAGGTTTGTGACGCCAACAGTGTTGCATGTATCTACATCTACTTTGGTCCTTGGGCCGGTACAACCCGGTTCCTGAACTTCCCAATCGTAAAAGAAATAGTAATAACCCTGATCGGTATAGTTGTTTCCGGTCAGAGAGATCAGACCACCTATGTCATATGGGTAGCTTGCACCTGCAGTGTTCCGGTACAGGTCAACCAAAGTGCCGGTTATCTTCATATAGTATCCGGTTCCGGCTGCTACCGGAAAGTCTAATGTTACCCTTTGGGTGCCATTGGTCAGATTGACATCTTTTGTCTGCAGTACATTTCCTCCATCTCCATCCAGTAATTCAAAGGTGCGGGTTCCGGCTCCGTTGGCATCCACATATACCGATTTGATTACAACATCCTTGGTTGCGTCAAAGAAAATACCACGGATGTCATTGTCCGGGAAATAGCCACCGGTACCAACGGCAGCTGGGTTTAATGGTCCGCCGGAGACAACAGCGCCTGCCGATGATTCTTCCACATAATAAGTGGTAGGGCCGGTAATGGTTGGCGAGTATGTGTTTCCGGTATGCAAAAGACTTCCTCCTGTTGCAGCGTCGTACCAGTTAAAGGTTCCCGAGCCACCTGATGCTGTCAGGACGAGGCTTCCTGAGCCACAATCGTCGGCAACCGTTGGTGGGGCCAGAACAGTTACTGTAATGGTCTCAGTTGAAGTATCCGATCCGTTCTGATTGGTCACGGTGAGCTTAACGGTATACTGTCCTGACTGTGTATAGGTATGAATTGCGGTAGCGTTTGTGGAAGTGCCACCATCACCAAATTCCCATAACACATTATCCACCGTATTCTTTACATTCGCTTCAAACGTAACGGTGTTGCAATCCGGTGTGGAGGTTACGGAAAGAATTTCCGGCGGATTGTTGTTGTTTCCAGGAGGGAAAGATCCGGACATTTCATAGTAACCCAGCGAACCATAATCGGAATATCCATTTGTGCTGGGGCTCCCTGCTCCTACGCCATCAATTTCGATGTAATAGGTTCCAGCCTGGACGGAGGTCGATATGCTGGCATTGAGACCACTTGGGTCTGATTTGGTCACTTCCGTGCCGTTCTCATCCAATAGTCTGGCCTGAATGTCAAGGTTGGGAGCACTGTAGTGCACGCCGGTCATTCCACTTTGGAAACTGATGTTGACATTACCACCTGCTGTGGTGAACTCAAAATAGTCTTTATCGGTGGGTTGTTCGATGATGCCGTTGTATTTTGTGGGGTCTATGGTTCCGGTGGCCTCGTCGATAAGTGTTGCACTTGAAGTTGCATTGCCATGGTCATCCGTACGGTATCCGACATCATTCTGACTGTTGGTGACGATGCCCAGGTCATTTTCAAAATTGTTGGCGCCGCTGTATTCACCTTTACTGAAATGAACGATGGCATTGTAGTAACCGTTGCCCATAATAACAGAGTAGCTGCCGTGACCTTCCCAATATTAGCCATCACCGCCGCCGCCATCATGACGCAGGTTAAATGAGTGTCCACATTCGTGTGAACCTACTTCGGCGCCAGACTTTTGTCCGGTAAGGAATGCAAGTGCAGGTGTATTGTTATCACCATCATTGAAGGCATTGTAAAAACATGTGCCGCCACCTCCTGAACCGGCAGGTTGTGTAGATGTCCACACGCACATGATTCGTCTGTAGCGGTTAGCTGCGTCATATACTGCCCTGTCTGTGGTGACATTAATATTGAATGGTCTGTAGTCTTCAGCGATAAGCGTCCAGATTTCTTTGATCTGGGCATCAGATATGCCAAGAGATTGAGCATTCCAGGCCTGCCCGTTGGCGAACTGTCCTCCTGAGCCAATGGATTCACCATCAAAGTCAAGATAGATCACGCCTCTTGCGCCGGGGTTACTGCTATACTTTGGTTGTACGGCAGATACCGGTGAGCCTTTATATTTTATGGCTGCAGCTGCTAATTCCTCAGGAGTCGGCTCGACATAAGGTGCGTCAATGCACATGAAGTCGCGGATGTTAGCCTTCTTTATAAAGACCTCACCTATTTCACTGCTGTATATTTTATATGCTTCCCGTGCATCATAAAAAATGATATGCCCTTCCAGTTTTGCATTGGTACCCGCATAAAAAAATGTTCCTGATTTATTTCCTTCCAGAATCTCTCCTACAACGCGGTATTTGTTTGGTGCGTTGCTGTCGAAGTTAATCTTTAACGTATACGCCTTTTCACCTATCTGAATCGAACTTACAGTATTTTTCTTGCCAGCGGTGGAATAGGTGCTGGTGAATTCCC from Flavobacteriales bacterium includes:
- a CDS encoding T9SS type A sorting domain-containing protein; this translates as MGNGYYNAIVHFSKGEYSGANNFENDLGIVTNSQNDVGYRTDDHGNATSSATLIDEATGTIDPTKYNGIIEQPTDKDYFEFTTAGGNVNISFQSGMTGVHYSAPNLDIQARLLDENGTEVTKSDPSGLNASISTSVQAGTYYIEIDGVGAGSPSTNGYSDYGSLGYYEMSGSFPPGNNNNPPEILSVTSTPDCNTVTFEANVKNTVDNVLWEFGDGGTSTNATAIHTYTQSGQYTVKLTVTNQNGSDTSTETITVTVLAPPTVADDCGSGSLVLTASGGSGTFNWYDAATGGSLLHTGNTYSPTITGPTTYYVEESSAGAVVSGGPLNPAAVGTGGYFPDNDIRGIFFDATKDVVIKSVYVDANGAGTRTFELLDGDGGNVLQTKDVNLTNGTQRVTLDFPVAAGTGYYMKITGTLVDLYRNTAGASYPYDIGGLISLTGNNYTDQGYYYFFYDWEVQEPGCTGPRTKVDVDTCNTVGVTNLVREGEFLIYPNPANNVLYFENKNQSAKHVTLKVYSTGTGQLIKTFSIDNAKGSIDLSQLSKGVYSLQIDFDNQYISTQKLVVLH
- a CDS encoding TonB-dependent receptor — protein: MKAIFAVFFSPLMSLASNYEEAGKGTITGKVEDAQSHQPIEFATVSLHQKSDSTLVTGTVTDSKGEYSLSKVTEGSYFLRVGFIGYDQQDIPSIKPGPGAWQVSVPVISLKTSSTDLQEVEVSAQRSLVENKIDKKVFNAEQSMASQGGTGLDLMKEVPSVDVDADENISLRGDNNVRILVDGRPITIPASQFLKQLPANAIERVEIVTNPSAKYDPEGMSGILNVILKKKGSSGMNGNVSLNAGYGKKYKVGSGFGINYRKDKFNYSLNYNYSRGKAWYGGNILRSFVLEDTLYRQESYDQGGHAWNNHWVQGGIDFFANDFNTLYISANTQLSDQSGNRDFNNQFYEGGQPSFSSNRLADNSTMGNNYKINTGWQKKFKKEGETFDLDIDFSQSDNPTKEYNREIFTPEDVNSSLEDLYQRVNNYKNNSLLYIRNDFVYPLTDSVKLETGIHYTGTNVDQTFYSETHVGNSTEYTADSGLNNQFTYLQQVYAAYGIIGIQRKKLGYQVGLRAEKTILDAHLITTDDVFSLDYTSLFPSAHVSYKIKEMNELTLSYSRRINRPEVHEVNPFPSSSDPYTTMLGNPFLKPEFIHVTELNYLRFWDKFNINATAYYRFINDMKRRVLSLSDEGVSVVSFDNLAHGQLYGGELILTYSPKKWMRNTLTLNRWQNQLEDPALTDNLETTNRGWSAQLSSNMTLPKGWMAQVNGNYRSRMVVIQGILLPRYTVDLSVRKSILKKKGTLSFRVSDIFKTGLFAFESKNLTNYDFSVDRRWESRQAWLSFSYNFGKTNAKGRRKSRVKDASDDFSAPDMN